GGTTCTGTCGACCCGTCACGAAACGTCGGGAGTGACCGTTCTTGAGTGGCTGAAGACCCCGCCAGCACGTCACAGCCCGACAACCATTGCCGAAACGCTCGAGAAAATACGATTCCTGAAGGAACTCGGAGCGCATACCTGGCAACTGGACGCGGTGCCTATGGAGAAGCAGCGGGCCTGGGCCAAGCGCATCGAGGCGCGCCGCCCCGTTAAGATCAGAGAACTGAAGGCGTCGACGCGCACGCTGGAACTGGTTTTCTTCCTTCGAGTGACCTTACTGGAATTGACAGACTCCCTGCTTTATCAGACAGGGCGACGGGTCTCCGATCTGGTCCGACAGGCCTACGAAAAGACCACGACCAAGCAGGCCCGCTCTGCCGCGGATTACCGCCAGCGCCTGCTAGCGATCAAGATGCTCGTCGGCGAGGCCGAACGTTCGGCCGAGGAGCGGCTCGCGGAGATCGGCAAGCTGCTGGGGGATTTACCTAGCAAGCCCGCCATGAGCCATGCAGCCAGTGTGCGCGAGACACTGACTGAGGACAATCAGCGGATCCGAGCTCTACTCACATCGCTGCGGGAACTGGATTTTGCCGGCCGGGAAGCGGAACCCAGCCTGCGCCAATTGGCGCTCGTTACCAAATTGCACGATAGCGGTGCGAGTGAGCTACCCCGCGGCAGTGAGGTGCCAGCCAGCGGCAGTTGGCATGACCTTATCGAGAATGACGATCGCAAACGTGCACTGCATGCGTTGGAAGCCTCGGCAATCACCGGCCTGCGCAAAGGCCTGCGACGTGGCTCCGTGTGGATTCATCACAGTCTATCTTTCCGGGAACGGGATCAACTGCTGATTCCATCGACGCAATGGGAAAACGAACGCGACCGACATCTGTCGTCGCTGGCATTGCCATCGACGGCCAATGCGTTTATCGACCGCCTGTCGGAGCACCTCAAGGTGAATCTTGCGGCCTTGGATGAGGCGCGCGAGGCCGGCCGGGTCACGATCGGCTCAGACGGTACGCTGCACCTGTCGGCATTGGAGGCGCTGCCCACGGATGGTCTGCCTCGCAAGACACGCGACATGCTCTTCAAGGCCATCGGTACAGCCCAGTTCGCGGATCTGATCATGGAGATGGACGCCCGCACCGGCTTCAGCGCAGTCCTCCTGGCCCGAAGAGCGCGTGACGCGAACGAACTCGTGGCGTTGTACGGCGCGCTGATCGCACACGGCACTGAGATCGATGCCAAGGCTGTCGCAGCGATGATTCCCCAGCTGGACGCGGCGCACATTTCAACACTGATGCGCGCGTTGGAGATGCCAGGCCGACTGGCACGTGCCAATGATCGGGTAATTGAGTTCCAGCGGACTCACACGATCACCGAACTATGGGGAGACGGACAACGAGCCTCGAGCGACTCCATGAGCCTCGACACCTCACCCCACCTTTTCTATGCCCGCGCCGATCCCCGGCGGCGCACCCACGCGGTCGGAATCTATACGCACGTGCTGGACCAGCACGGAATTGTGTACAACCAGCCGATCGTGCTCAACGAGCGACAAGCTGGCGTCGCGATCGAAGGCGTCGTGCGCCACAATGACACGCGCGACGACGGTGGCTTGCTTCGACTTTCCGTCGACACGCATGGATATACGAGCGTCGGCATGGCGGTTGCGAAGCTGCTTGGATTCGATCTGTGCCCGCGTCTGCGCAATCTGGCCGAGCGCAAGCTCTACTTGCCGCGGCGATTGGCCGCCCCGGACAAGCTGACACCGGTCGTCGCCCATGAAATCTCTCTCAAGGCTATTCGTGATGGCTGGGACGGCTTGCTGCGGCTGGTGGCATCTATCAAGTCCGGACGCGTCAGCGCCGTGGTTGCCCTTCAGCGCTTCGGCAGTGCCGCACAGGGTGATGCCGTCTATCGTGCCGCCGATCAGCTCGGCAAGCTGCTGCGGACGCTGTTCCTATGCGACTATTTTGGCAATCCAGAATTCCGGCGGGAGTTGCATACCCTGCTCAATCGCGGAGAGTCAGTCCATCAGCTCCAGCGTGCGGTCTACACCGGCAAGGTCGCGCCAGAACGGGGCCGTCGGCGTGACGAGATGATCGCGATCTCGGGCTCACTGACCCTGCTCACCAATCTGGTGATTGCGTGGAACACGCAGCGCATGCAGGTGACAGTGGATGCCTGGCGCCAGAAGGGGCAGAGGATCGATGATGACTGGCTACGGAGAATGGGGCCAGCGCACTTCGGACATATCAACTTCCGGGGCACGCTGCGTTTCCCGCTCCATCTGTATCAGGAGATGTTGCTGGACGCCGCACACGGGCAGCGCGCGACAGGTTCATGAGGAACGCACCATGGAATCTGTACTGAGAAAGCCTCCTCGTCTTGCACTACCGAAACTTGAGCTTCCTTTAGCTCAAGGTAGAGAAAGTGGTCGGAGGACCCTCAAGCGATTTTCAACAGTGCGGAGGCAGTGCCACGCTAATGCGAATGACGATGATGCACGTCCGGATAATGCGGATGCTTGTGTACCATCACCTCGTGCGCGTGCCAGTGTCTGTGGGGCTCCTTGCCATCCCATGGGAAGTCGTGCTCATGCTGATGATGCTCGTCGTGTCGATGCGAGTGGCTGTGCGCCAGTGGCTCATGGGTATGCTCGTGCTCGTGCCGCTCGCGCAGGTGCAACCACACGCCCAATGCCATCAGCGCCGCGGCAAGCCAGAAAGCCAAGCCTGGCACTTCAGGCCAGATCACAAATGAGATCAGGACTCCAAACAATGGTGCGACCGAGAAATACGCACCGGTTCGCGCAGTGCCCAACAGACGCAGCGCCACCACAAACAAGGCGAGACTCACACCGTATCCGGCGAATCCGACGACCAGCGCACCTGTCGCGGTACTGAGCGGTGGAAACACAGCCCCATGCATCAGGGCGAGCGTCGTGTTGCATAGTCCAGCGACAACACCCTTCAGGCAGGCGACGAGTAGCGCGTCATTGCTGGAGACCTTGCGGGTCAGGTTGTTGTCAACCGCCCAGCACAGGCAAGCGCCGACGATAAGCAGCGCGCCAGTCGACATCTGCAGGCTGCCCGGCTGCCAGGAAAGCAGCAAGCCGCCGGCCACGATCGCGATCATCCCCAGAACAATCTGTCGGTCGGCGTTCTCCTTGAACACCACCCAGGCGATGACGGCCGTGAACACACCCTCCACGTTCAGCAGCAGGGATGCCGACGCGGCGTTGGTCGAGACGAGGCCAGTCATTAGCAACGCTGGCCCCGCCACGCCGCCCGCAAGGATTGCGCCAATTAGCCACGGCACCTCTGCTCGCGGAATGCCACCATGATCATTTCCCGGATCAGGCTTCGCCCAGATTCTTCGGATCGCGAGCACAAGGGCCAAGCCGAAGCCGCTGCCCAGATATAGCAGCCCGGCCAGCAAGAGCGGGGCAACTGAACCGGTCAGCGCCTTGGCCAGCGGCGTGCTTGCACCGAATAGCAGAGCGGCCAGTAATGCCGGAGATGCGGTACGAATGGACATGGCGGATCAGGGGATGGGGCTAAAGTGGACTCGCGAACTCACATTTCTAGCACGGCTTGCGCTTCCGGCCGGCCGGCGGCCCGGCGCTTCAGCACCATGCCGCAAAGTGCCGGCAGCACAAACAATGTCAGCACGGTTGCGGTGATGAGTCCACCGATGACGACGGTGGCCAGCGGCTTCTGGACTTCCGCACCGGTGCCGGTGGCAATGGCCATCGGAACAAAACCGAGCGATGCCACTGCGGCAGTCATCAGCACCGGCCGGACCCGTTCCATGGCACCGTCGATCACCGCACTGTGCGGTGTCATGCCATCTTCAAGCCGCTTCCGGATAGCTGAAATCAGTACCAGTCCGTTCAGCACAGCCACACCCGACACCGCAATGAAACCGACGGCCGCCGAGATCGAGAACGGGATGCCGCGCAGGAGCAGTGCGAACACGCCGCCAGCCAGCGCCAGGGGCACTGCCGTCAGTACGGTCGCCGTCAGTGCGGCGCTGCCGATCGCCATGTACAGTGTCGCGGCGATCAGGATGAAGCACAGCGGTACGATGATGGCCAGGCGCTTGGTTGCCGCCTGCAGATTCTGGAATTGGCCGCCCCACTCGATATACATGCCTGGCGGTAGCTTGACTTCCTTGGCGATGCGATCCGCGGCATCGTCCACGAAGCTGCCCAGATCGCGGCTGCCCACATTGGTTTCCACGTACACACGACGCTTGCCATTGTCGCGGCTGACTTCATTGAGACCCTGCGTGAACCGGAACTGCACGAGTTGGCGTAGCGGTACCGAGGCACGAGGCTGACCGTCAACCGCTGGCAGCATGACCGGAAGCGCGCCGAGGACGTCGAGGTTCCCACGCTGCTCGCCCGGCAGGCGAACCACGATGTCGAAACGGCGATCGCCATCGAAGATCTGCCCGGATTGCCGACCCGCCATAGCCGCGGACACCGTATCAGCCACTTCCTTGACCGTCAGGCCATAGCGGGCGATTGCGGCGCGATCGAAGACGATGTCGAAGGTCGGGAAACCGCTGGTTAGTGGCACGCGAACGTCGGTGGCTCCCGGGGTTTTTCTCAGCACGCCCGCGATGCGCTGAGCCGTGGCCGCCAGTTCGTCCAGGTTTTCGCCATAGACCTTCACGGCGACGTCGCTACGCACGCCGCCGATCAGTTCGTTGAACCGCATCTCGATCGGCTGCGTCACATCATAGTTATTGCCGACCATCGGCGCGGTCTTCTCGCGAATGCGCTCGATAACCTGTTCCTTGCTCGTGACCCCCTCCGGCCACTCGTCCTTCGGTTTCAGGATGATGTAGTTGTCCGAAGCGTTCGGCGGCATCGGGTCGGCCGCCAGGCTGGCCGTGCCCGCCTTCGAATACACCGTTTGGACTTCCGGCAGCGACAGCACAGCGCGTTCAAGTGGCAGATCGATGGCGACCGACTGGTCGATCGACGTCGACGGAATACGCACCGACGACAGGTTCAAGTTCTGCTCGTCGAGCGTCGGCATGAATTCGCGTCCGACAAACGTGAAGGCCGCCGCCGCGATCGCCAGCGTCGCAACACCGGTGCCAATGAACGGCATTGGGCGCGCCACGGCAAGCTCAAGCCACGGCCGGTAGCGCTGCTTGGTTGCCGCGATGATGCGCACCTCCTTCTCAGCCACCTTCTTGCGCAGCAGCACTGCCACCATGGCGGGCACGAAGGTCAGCGACAGCACAAAGGCCGACGCGAGTGCCAGCATCAGCGTAATCACCATCGGGGAGAACATCTTGCCTTCCACTCCCTGGAAGGTCAGGCATGGCAGGAAGACCATGAAGATCACGAGCTGGCCGTAGACCGTCGGACGGACCATTTCGCGGGAGGACTGGATAACTTCTTCCAGCCGCTCATTGAGTGTCAGCACACGCCCCTCGTGGTGCTGCCGCTCAGCCAGCCTCCTGAGCGAGTTCTCCACGATGATGACCGCCCCGTCAATGATCAGGCCGAAGTCCAACGCCCCCAGGCTCATCAGGTTGCCGGAAATATTGAGCTGATTCATGCCGATCGCGCTGACCAGCATGGACAGCGGAATGACCAGGGCGGCAATGGCCGCCGCACGCCAGTTGCCCAGCAGGGCGAACAGGATTGCCACCACCAGCAGCGCTCCTTCCACCAGGTTCTTCGCCACCGTTTCGATGGTCGCAATCACCAGTTGGGAGCGATTGAGAGTAGGAACGATCAGCACGCCTGGCGGCAGCGTCTTCGAGATCTGGTCCAGTTTGTCGCCCACGGCTTGCGCCACGGTGCGGCTGTTGGCCCCAACGAGCATCAGCGCGCTGCCCACCACGGTTTCGTTGCCATTGCGGCTGGCGGCACCGGACCGCAGTTCTCCGCCAATCTTGACCGCTGCGACGTGTCCCACCGTGATCGGCACACCCTGTCGTTGGGCAATCACAGCCCGGGATATTTCGTCGGCCGATTTGATCCGGGCATCGGCGCGCACCAGGTATGACTCTCCGGAGCGCCGGATAAAGTTCGCGCCGACTGACAGATTGGCATCCTCAAGTGCCTGCGCAAGCTCGCCATAGGAAATGCCGTAGGCTGCCAATTTGGCGGTGTCAGGCTCGACGACAAACTGCTTGACGTAACCGCCGAGTGAATCGACGTCGGCCACGCCAGGCGTCGTGCGCAACTGCGGCCGGATGATCCAATCCTGCACCGTGCGCAGATAGGCGAGCCTTGAGACGCGATCATCGAGACGCTCGCCACGCTCGGTCAGAAAGCTGCCGTCGCTCTGCCAGCCCGGCTCGCTGTCCTTGATGGGGGCGCCGGTGCCGTCCGGATACTGGTACTCGACGCTGTAGTGAAAGACCTCACCCAGCCCCGTCGATACCGGTCCCATCTGCGGCTCGACATTTCCCGGCAGGTTCGGACGCGCCTGGGCCAGCCGTTCGGTTACCTGCTGGCGCATGAAGTACAGGTTCGCGCTCTCTTTGAAGATCACGGTCACCTGGCTGAAGCCGTTACGCGACATCGAGCGCGTGCTCTCGACACCGTTCAGACCGGAAATAGCCGTCTCGATCGGATACGTGACGCGCTTTTCCACTTCCACCGGGCTCATCGTCGGCACCACGGTGTTGATCTGGACCTGCTTGTTCGTGATGTCAGGCGTGACATCGATCGGCAGCAGGTTGAGTTGCCAGGCGCCAATGATCGCGACGATTGCCGTGAGGAACAGAACCAGCCAGCGATAGCGGACCGAGCCGCTGAGGATACGCTCGATCATTCCTCGTCCCCGCCGCCCTTGTTCATTTCCGCCTTGACCAGGAAGGCATTGCGGGTGGCCACCTGTTCGCCGGGCTGTACACCGGAGAGGATTTGCGCCGAACCACCGCTACGGGTACCCACCAGCACGGGACGTGGACGGAAGCCTTCCTGCGTGCGGACGAAGAGGACGTCGCGGCCGTCGAGGTTCTGCACCGCGTCTTCCGGCACAGAAAGGGAAGCGGCATCGCTCGCCGCCGTGCGCAGGCGCACCTGGACGCCTTCGCCCACCACGAGCCGATCAGTCGGCTGCGCCGGCACCACGACCACCGTCGCGGCACGCGCGCTACCTGTCACAGTCGGCGTGACCGCCTGCACGCGCGCCGGCAGCGGCGAGCCGTTGGCCAGCACAATGGTGGCGTCGCTACCGGTGGCAATGCGGTTCGTATCGGCGGCGGTCACGGCGGCCTCCACCTGCACGGCACCGGTGCCGGCCACGCGGAAGAGTTCCGCCTGGGGGGCCACGAAAGCGCCCAGCGTGACGGACTGGGCCGTGATCTTGCCCGCAATCGGGCTGACGACGGCCACCGAGCGCCCGTCGCTGGCCAGATGCGCGGACTGGGCCACCGTGGCAGCGCGCTGCGCTTCGGCCTGCGCAACTTCGAGCGCGGATTTCGCTGCTTCCATTTCCTGACGGGGCGTGACGCCCTGCTGGAATAAGCTTGCCTCGCGCTCGTAGGTCTTGCGCGCGAGATCGGCCTTCGCCTGCGCGACCTTGCGCTCGGCAGCCATGGCGGCTGCATCGGGGCTATCGACCACGGCCAGCACATCACCCGCCCGCACGGAATCGCCAAGCCGGCGCTGAATACGCTGCACGGCGCCGGCGGCGCGCGACACGATAACCGCCTCGCTGCCGAGCACTGCTGCCACCGTGGCCGGCGCCAGGATTTCCGCGCCGACTGCTGCGCTCGCTACCGGCTCCACCGCGATGTTGGCGGCCGCAAGGTAGGCGGCCGGAATTTTGACCTCTTGTGGGCCAGCTTTTTCCGCCGTGACTCCCGGCTTCTTCGCTTCTGCAGCCTGTGACGATGCGGGCAACTTCTCCGGCCCAGACAGTCTCGCCGCGCCGAAACCCACCGCCGCCGCCACTGCGGCCACCCCAGCTACCATTGGCCAGTTCACAGACCGACGCTCGTTCTTCATCATCGTGATTCCTCAAATGCCAGACGGCCGTCTGCCTGAGCCAGCGCCGCCAAGGCGCGCACGCGCGCCAGGCGCGCGTCAATCGTCAGTTGCCGGGCTTCGATCAGTGCACGTCGCACGACCAGCAGTTCCATCAGCGGCGTCTTGCCTGATTCATAACCAATGCGCCCCATGCGATAGGCTTCCGTAGCCGCCTGTTCTCCCTCGCTAGCCGCGGCGAGTTGCTTTTCCGTCGTGGCCACTTGGGAGATGGCGGACTGGCGTACGGCATTCGCCTCAAGCCGAATGCTGTCGAGCCGCGCCTGCGCAGCCGCGACGCGTTCGACGGCAGCGTTGATGCCATTGCGGTTCTGGTCAAACAACGGAAGGGAAGCCGTCACGCCCACCACGTAGCCACTGGCATTGGTCCAGCCATAGCGGCGTACCCCCGCGCTGACGCCGACATCGGGGATCCAGCGCTTTCTTTCGACGTCCACCTGGGCGTCCAATGCATTGCGTTCGGCTTCGGCAGCGCGCACCGAGGGGGACTCGCCAAGCGCGGTGGGAGCATTCAGGATGGCCGGCTGGGCCGTCAGCAAGGAACTCGTGACCGCCGTATAGGGCTCCGAGGCGCCAGACAGCGCGGACAACCTTGCCAATGCTTGCGTGGCGTCGTTGGTGGCTGCCGCCTCGGCAGCCTGCGCCGCCGACACACTGGCTCTTGCCTGCGCGCTGCGCAAACTGGCCTCTTTCCCGGAATCGACGAGGGCACGCGCCGCCGCCAGCTCCTCATTGGCGCGTGCCAGATTTTCGGTCGCCAGCGCCTGGCGCCCCAGCATCGCTTCTGCGGTTGCGTAGACCACAGCGAGTTCCGCGGCATAGGCCACCTGAGCCTGCCGCTCTC
This Cupriavidus nantongensis DNA region includes the following protein-coding sequences:
- a CDS encoding DMT family transporter; protein product: MSIRTASPALLAALLFGASTPLAKALTGSVAPLLLAGLLYLGSGFGLALVLAIRRIWAKPDPGNDHGGIPRAEVPWLIGAILAGGVAGPALLMTGLVSTNAASASLLLNVEGVFTAVIAWVVFKENADRQIVLGMIAIVAGGLLLSWQPGSLQMSTGALLIVGACLCWAVDNNLTRKVSSNDALLVACLKGVVAGLCNTTLALMHGAVFPPLSTATGALVVGFAGYGVSLALFVVALRLLGTARTGAYFSVAPLFGVLISFVIWPEVPGLAFWLAAALMALGVWLHLRERHEHEHTHEPLAHSHSHRHDEHHQHEHDFPWDGKEPHRHWHAHEVMVHKHPHYPDVHHRHSH
- the czcB gene encoding CzcB/NccB family metal efflux transporter periplasmic adaptor subunit, whose translation is MMKNERRSVNWPMVAGVAAVAAAVGFGAARLSGPEKLPASSQAAEAKKPGVTAEKAGPQEVKIPAAYLAAANIAVEPVASAAVGAEILAPATVAAVLGSEAVIVSRAAGAVQRIQRRLGDSVRAGDVLAVVDSPDAAAMAAERKVAQAKADLARKTYEREASLFQQGVTPRQEMEAAKSALEVAQAEAQRAATVAQSAHLASDGRSVAVVSPIAGKITAQSVTLGAFVAPQAELFRVAGTGAVQVEAAVTAADTNRIATGSDATIVLANGSPLPARVQAVTPTVTGSARAATVVVVPAQPTDRLVVGEGVQVRLRTAASDAASLSVPEDAVQNLDGRDVLFVRTQEGFRPRPVLVGTRSGGSAQILSGVQPGEQVATRNAFLVKAEMNKGGGDEE
- a CDS encoding CusA/CzcA family heavy metal efflux RND transporter translates to MIERILSGSVRYRWLVLFLTAIVAIIGAWQLNLLPIDVTPDITNKQVQINTVVPTMSPVEVEKRVTYPIETAISGLNGVESTRSMSRNGFSQVTVIFKESANLYFMRQQVTERLAQARPNLPGNVEPQMGPVSTGLGEVFHYSVEYQYPDGTGAPIKDSEPGWQSDGSFLTERGERLDDRVSRLAYLRTVQDWIIRPQLRTTPGVADVDSLGGYVKQFVVEPDTAKLAAYGISYGELAQALEDANLSVGANFIRRSGESYLVRADARIKSADEISRAVIAQRQGVPITVGHVAAVKIGGELRSGAASRNGNETVVGSALMLVGANSRTVAQAVGDKLDQISKTLPPGVLIVPTLNRSQLVIATIETVAKNLVEGALLVVAILFALLGNWRAAAIAALVIPLSMLVSAIGMNQLNISGNLMSLGALDFGLIIDGAVIIVENSLRRLAERQHHEGRVLTLNERLEEVIQSSREMVRPTVYGQLVIFMVFLPCLTFQGVEGKMFSPMVITLMLALASAFVLSLTFVPAMVAVLLRKKVAEKEVRIIAATKQRYRPWLELAVARPMPFIGTGVATLAIAAAAFTFVGREFMPTLDEQNLNLSSVRIPSTSIDQSVAIDLPLERAVLSLPEVQTVYSKAGTASLAADPMPPNASDNYIILKPKDEWPEGVTSKEQVIERIREKTAPMVGNNYDVTQPIEMRFNELIGGVRSDVAVKVYGENLDELAATAQRIAGVLRKTPGATDVRVPLTSGFPTFDIVFDRAAIARYGLTVKEVADTVSAAMAGRQSGQIFDGDRRFDIVVRLPGEQRGNLDVLGALPVMLPAVDGQPRASVPLRQLVQFRFTQGLNEVSRDNGKRRVYVETNVGSRDLGSFVDDAADRIAKEVKLPPGMYIEWGGQFQNLQAATKRLAIIVPLCFILIAATLYMAIGSAALTATVLTAVPLALAGGVFALLLRGIPFSISAAVGFIAVSGVAVLNGLVLISAIRKRLEDGMTPHSAVIDGAMERVRPVLMTAAVASLGFVPMAIATGTGAEVQKPLATVVIGGLITATVLTLFVLPALCGMVLKRRAAGRPEAQAVLEM
- a CDS encoding TolC family protein — encoded protein: MKQVIFSLLCRPRYLSVALWCLPAALSHAAEAPPYQNLLQQSLALAPAMVAQAANVRAAGADAAQSRAWLNPRIDTVLENLGAPASEGVSQRQNTYSITQPFEIGGKRGARIEVGERNFAAAQARERQAQVAYAAELAVVYATAEAMLGRQALATENLARANEELAAARALVDSGKEASLRSAQARASVSAAQAAEAAATNDATQALARLSALSGASEPYTAVTSSLLTAQPAILNAPTALGESPSVRAAEAERNALDAQVDVERKRWIPDVGVSAGVRRYGWTNASGYVVGVTASLPLFDQNRNGINAAVERVAAAQARLDSIRLEANAVRQSAISQVATTEKQLAAASEGEQAATEAYRMGRIGYESGKTPLMELLVVRRALIEARQLTIDARLARVRALAALAQADGRLAFEESR
- a CDS encoding Tn3 family transposase produces the protein MPGMEFRYVGIDRLPAKMSEFDVERYFALTDSDMAEVNERFRRDWRAGAAIQLVFLRASGHTLDHVGTLPRQLLRYIGERLGVPTPTIASLRTMYHRYKTLYDHQVWACDYLGLTRIGPDHWAGLGAWMRQDAKESLTPEDLLQHARSWLYERRILIPAERALRDLGRSIWAEIERAVVAMIEATIPESQLARADAVLSTRHETSGVTVLEWLKTPPARHSPTTIAETLEKIRFLKELGAHTWQLDAVPMEKQRAWAKRIEARRPVKIRELKASTRTLELVFFLRVTLLELTDSLLYQTGRRVSDLVRQAYEKTTTKQARSAADYRQRLLAIKMLVGEAERSAEERLAEIGKLLGDLPSKPAMSHAASVRETLTEDNQRIRALLTSLRELDFAGREAEPSLRQLALVTKLHDSGASELPRGSEVPASGSWHDLIENDDRKRALHALEASAITGLRKGLRRGSVWIHHSLSFRERDQLLIPSTQWENERDRHLSSLALPSTANAFIDRLSEHLKVNLAALDEAREAGRVTIGSDGTLHLSALEALPTDGLPRKTRDMLFKAIGTAQFADLIMEMDARTGFSAVLLARRARDANELVALYGALIAHGTEIDAKAVAAMIPQLDAAHISTLMRALEMPGRLARANDRVIEFQRTHTITELWGDGQRASSDSMSLDTSPHLFYARADPRRRTHAVGIYTHVLDQHGIVYNQPIVLNERQAGVAIEGVVRHNDTRDDGGLLRLSVDTHGYTSVGMAVAKLLGFDLCPRLRNLAERKLYLPRRLAAPDKLTPVVAHEISLKAIRDGWDGLLRLVASIKSGRVSAVVALQRFGSAAQGDAVYRAADQLGKLLRTLFLCDYFGNPEFRRELHTLLNRGESVHQLQRAVYTGKVAPERGRRRDEMIAISGSLTLLTNLVIAWNTQRMQVTVDAWRQKGQRIDDDWLRRMGPAHFGHINFRGTLRFPLHLYQEMLLDAAHGQRATGS